From one Lolium rigidum isolate FL_2022 chromosome 4, APGP_CSIRO_Lrig_0.1, whole genome shotgun sequence genomic stretch:
- the LOC124705329 gene encoding uncharacterized protein LOC124705329, producing MATPSTSASTPASSSAFPLTTAARFPRASTSGTRTPAVAERRRTRRRRLSEGSGGDRSAAAGAVEKGLRLAFLEQLAERARAADALGVADTIYDMVAAGLSPGPRSFHGLVAAHALAGDADGAMQALRRELSSGVRPLHETFIALVRVFAKKGLSTRAMEILAAMERYKYDIRKAWLVLVEELVRNHYLEDANKVFLKGAKGGLQGTDDLYDLLIEEDCKAGDHSNALTVAYQMEAAGRMATTFHFNCLLSVQATCGIPEIAFTTYENMEYGGEDYMKPDTESYNWVIQAFTRATSHDRAPDVAELLGMMVEDYKRIQPNARTYALLVECFTKYCMVNEAIRHFRALRRIPGGTKVLYNEGNCGDPLSLYLRSLCLDGRADELLEALEAMAADNQTIAPRAMFLNRKYRTLVSSWIEPLQEEADVGFEIDYVARYIEEGGLTGERKRWVPRRGKTPLDPDEFGFAYSNPIESSFKLRCFEELKLYHRRLLITLRNEGPAILGDVSEDDVRRVVERLKKLVVGPKKNVVKPKAASKMVVSELKIELEAQGLPTDGTRQVLYQRVQKARRINRSRGIPLWVPPVEDDEEVDEELDEMISRIKLEDGNTEFWKRRFLGETRNHLCEQDSKEEEPDLDDELDEEDDDDDDDDDAKEAEEDEIDDEEVIERTRNQAGDDETKDKPAKGPNQHLQMIGGQLLKDLEKTSGSTRKLKKIPEIDDDEDWFPEDPMEAFKVMRETRMFDVADMYTTADAWGWTWERELKNKMPRKWSQEWEVELAIKIMNKVIELGGTPTIGDCAIILRAAMKAPVPSAFITILQTTHSLGHKFGSPLYDEVILLCLELEEIDAAIAVVAEMETNGIKVLDETLDRVLAAKQSGNVNSAVQPPTE from the exons ATGGCCAccccctccacctccgcctccacgcccgcctcctcctccgccttcccCCTCACAACCGCCGCCCGCTTCCCCCGCGCCTCCACATCCGGCACGCGCACTCCCGCCGTCGCCGAGCGGCGCCGCACGCGGCGGCGCCGGCTGTCCGAGGGGAGCGGCGGCGACCGCTCGGCTGCAGCGGGGGCGGTGGAGAAGGGCCTGCGCCTTGCCTTCCTGGAGCAGCTCGCGGAGCGCGCTCGTGCCGCCGATGCCCTCGGCGTTGCCGACACCATCTACGACATGGTCGCCGCTGGCCTGTCGCCTGGGCCCCGTTCCTTCCACGGGCTCGTCGCAGCACACGCCCTCGCTGGCGACGCGGACGGCGCT ATGCAAGCTCTTAGAAGGGAGCTAAGTTCCGGTGTGCGTCCTTTACACGAAACATTTATTGCTTTGGTCCGTGTCTTCGCCAAGAAGGGCCTTTCTACAAGGGCCATGGAGATTCTTGCTGCTATGGAGAGATATAAGTATGATATTCGCAAGGCTTGGCTAGTTCTTGTAG AGGAGCTAGTCAGGAACCATTATCTGGAGGACGCCAATAAGGTATTTCTCAAAGGAGCAAAAGGTGGTTTACAAGGAACTGATGATCTTTACGATCTTCTGATTGAAGAAGATTGTAAAGCTGGAGATCACTCCAATGCTTTAACAGTTGCATACCAAATGGAAGCTGCTGGAAGAATGGCGACCACATTCCATTTTAACTGTCTTCTAAGTGTGCAG GCTACGTGCGGAATTCCTGAAATAGCCTTTACAACTTATGAAAACATGGAATATGGAGGTGAAG ATTACATGAAACCTGATACCGAGTCTTATAATTGGGTTATACAGGCATTTACTAGAGCTACATCCCATGACAG GGCACCGGATGTGGCAGAACTACTCGGGATGATGGTGGAAGACTACAAACGTATTCAGCCTAATGCAAGAACTTACGC GTTGTTAGTGGAATGCTTTACAAAGTATTGTATGGTTAATGAAGCAATCAGACATTTTCGTGCTTTACGGAGAATTCCTGGAGGAACAAAAGTTCTATACAATGAAGGGAATTGCGGTGATCCACTTTCTCTCTATCTACGCTCACTGTGCCTTGATG GAAGAGCTGATGAGTTGCTTGAAGCATTAGAAGCAATGGCGGCTGACAACCAGACTATTGCACCCCGAGCAATGTTTTTAAACCGAAAATACCGCACACTGGTGAGCTCTTGGATAGAACCATTACAAGAAGAAGCTGATGTTGGCTTCGAAATTGATTATGTAGCCAG ATATATTGAAGAAGGAGGTCTTACAGGTGAGCGCAAACGCTGGGTGCCTCGCAGAGGGAAAACTCCTTTGGATCCAGATGAATTTGGATTTGCCTATTCAAATCCAATAGAGTCATCTTTTAAACTGCGGTGCTTTGAGGAATTGAAGTTATATCACCGCAGACTCTTAATTACATTGCGGAATGAAGGTCCTGCTATTTTAGGTGATGTATCTGAAGATGATGTACGGAGAGTAGTCGAAAGATTAAAGAAATTAGTTGTAGGGCCAAAGAAGAATGTTGTTAAGCCCAAGGCAGCCAGCAAAATGGTAGTATCTGAGTTGAAAATTGAACTGGAAGCGCAAGGGTTGCCTACAGATGGAACTAGACAGGTCCTTTACCAACGAGTTCAAAAGGCCAGGAGAATCAATCGTTCACGTGGTATACCACTTTGGGTTCCTCCTGTGGAAGATGACGAAGAG GTCGACGAGGAGTTAGATGAAATGATCTCACGGATCAAGCTAGAAGATGGAAATACAGAGTTCTGGAAACGGCGTTTCCTGGGAGAAACTCGAAACCATCTTTGTGAACAAGATAGCAAAGAAGAAGAGCCAGATTTAGATGACGAGTTagatgaggaggacgacgatgatgacgatgatgatgacgccaAAGAAGCAGAGGAAGATGAGATAGATGATGAGGAGGTCATTGAGCGAACAAGAAATCAAGCTGGTGACGATGAGACTAAGGACAAACCAGCAAAAGGACCAAATCAGCATCTTCAAATGATAGGAGGCCAGTTATTGAAGGATCTAGAGAAGACTTCAGGTTCAACGAGGAAGTTGAAAAAAATACCCGAG ATTGATGATGACGAAGATTGGTttcctgaagatccaatggaagcTTTCAAGGTTATGCGCGAGACAAGAATGTTTGATGTAGCAGATATGTATACTACTGCAGATGCCTGGGGATGGACATGGGAGAGAGAACTAAAGAATAAGATGCCACGCAAATGGTCACAAGAATGGGAGGTTGAGTTAGCTATTAAGATAATGAATAAG GTTATAGAGCTGGGTGGTACTCCGACTATAGGAGATTGTGCAATTATACTGCGTGCAGCGATGAAAGCTCCAGTCCCTTCTGCTTTTATTACAATATTGCAAACAACACATAGCCTGGGCCATAAATTTGGAAG CCCGTTGTATGACGAGGTAATCTTGTTGTGCCTTGAGCTGGAGGAGATCGATGCGGCTATTGCTGTCGTCGCAGAAATGGAGACGAATGGAATCAAGGTCCTGGACGAGACCTTGGACAGGGTTCTTGCAGCCAAACAGTCCGGGAATGTGAACTCTGCAGTCCAACCACCAACCGAGTAG